One Sphingopyxis macrogoltabida genomic region harbors:
- a CDS encoding GGDEF domain-containing protein, with translation MGPALAPDSFARQIWICVLFDLGVVFSGPFLRAYLEPGTVHKRLYPLLGWPPFLILLTTPAALMAGPPLYFALRSVVLLAMLALCIATVVIAIARGSRTARYQAAAWSGIVAVYGVSLFHDIVLHTPFELFLFALFPALGLEVMLTAFGILDRLVRLRQERQEARAQAEAMRVIAHTDPLTGLPNRRAIEASFNDEPPVAIAIVDLDHFKAINDHHGHDAGDRVIFAAGVALGSGSALAARIGGEEFALLFRCEAGEVAGEAERLRQRVGAYIAQMVPSLKRPVTASMGLVHISRDTSFGAAMKSADINLYAAKESGRDRVVFIEAAAA, from the coding sequence ATGGGACCGGCGCTGGCACCCGACAGCTTTGCGCGCCAAATATGGATTTGCGTGCTGTTCGACCTTGGCGTCGTCTTTTCGGGGCCCTTCCTGCGCGCCTATCTCGAGCCCGGAACGGTGCACAAGCGCCTCTATCCGCTGCTCGGCTGGCCGCCCTTCCTGATCCTCCTCACGACGCCAGCGGCGCTGATGGCCGGCCCGCCGCTCTATTTCGCATTGCGCAGCGTGGTGCTGCTCGCAATGCTCGCGCTCTGCATCGCCACGGTCGTGATCGCGATTGCCCGGGGCAGCCGCACGGCGCGCTATCAGGCTGCGGCGTGGAGCGGGATCGTCGCGGTCTATGGCGTCAGCCTGTTCCACGACATCGTCCTGCACACGCCGTTCGAGCTGTTCCTGTTCGCGCTGTTTCCGGCGCTCGGGCTCGAGGTGATGCTGACCGCATTCGGCATCCTCGACCGGCTGGTGCGGCTGCGGCAGGAGCGGCAGGAAGCGCGCGCGCAGGCCGAGGCGATGCGCGTCATCGCGCACACCGACCCGCTCACCGGCCTACCCAACCGCCGCGCGATCGAGGCGAGCTTCAACGACGAGCCCCCGGTGGCGATCGCCATCGTCGACCTCGACCATTTCAAGGCGATCAACGACCATCACGGCCACGATGCCGGCGACCGGGTGATCTTCGCCGCCGGGGTCGCGCTGGGGTCGGGAAGCGCGCTCGCCGCGAGGATCGGCGGCGAGGAATTTGCGCTGCTGTTCCGCTGCGAAGCGGGCGAGGTTGCGGGCGAGGCCGAGCGACTGCGCCAGCGCGTCGGCGCCTATATCGCGCAGATGGTGCCGTCGCTGAAGCGGCCGGTGACCGCGAGCATGGGGCTGGTCCATATCAGCCGCGACACAAGCTTTGGCGCGGCGATGAAATCGGCCGACATCAATCTTTATGCCGCAAAGGAAAGCGGCCGCGACCGGGTGGTGTTCATCGAAGCCGCCGCGGCCTAG